The genomic segment TGAAAAGTCGGTGCGGAGGCAATCGACAGCAATTCGCCTGTTTTAGGGTTCATGACAATCGCCAGTGCTTGAGTGGCATCATACTTTTCCATCGCCTGCAACATTTCACGCTCAACAATCTCCTGCATACGTAAATCGATTGTCAACTCAACAGACGCACCTTTGTCCCCGGTTTTAAAACCGTCGTCCACATGCGGAAGCGGAATTCCTTTAGCATCCGTATATAAACGAATCCTATCGCCCGTTCCTTTTAGAATTTCATCGTATGCGTATTCAATGCCTGCCAATCCATTACCATCATAACCCGTAAAACCTACCAATCTTGATAGTAGCTCTCCGTTCGGATAATGCCTTGCGAAATCAACGCCTGTATATAATCCATCTATTTGCAGGAGGGCTATTTCATCCGCCTGCTCTTTGGTAATATTTTTTCCTTCAGGCGCTATTTTAACCATAACTTCTCTTTTTGCCATTTTCTCTTCTAGCTTGGCTGCATCTACATTTAGAATACTTGCAAGCGCAGTCGCTGCACTTTTCACTTCTCGATTTTGAGATGGCATGAAATAAAGTGTCGGCGCCAATCTATTGCCGACAATCAAATCACCATTTCGATCAACAATATCCCCGCGTACTCCACCGAATGGGATTTCACGATCCCAGTTCGCTTCCGCGCGACCTTTCAGCAATTCATGGTCAATGATTTGTACATGGAATAACTTTGCAACAACCATCCCTAGACAGATTAGAAATATGATAAATACTGCTCGTAACCTTTTTTTAGATTGCAATTGTATAAACGTCCGCAGCGGTTACACACCTCTCGTTTTTCTATCAACGTATGATGTGACATGGACGGCTATTCGTTAGCCACCTACAACGTCCTCTTCCTCGGTGTCTTCCTCTACGGGTTTATAGATTTCTGATGGCGACTGCAACTTAATGACAACTGGCTCTTCTAGCCCGATTACAGACCCTTTTGACAGGCTTTGCTCAGTTACATACCCATCTCCGTTAAGCCGTAAATCAAGCCCAGATAACATTTTATACGAAAGCACCATTTTTTTCGACCATCCAGTAAAGTCAGGCAATGCGGTTACACCTTTTGTATGCAATAGGACGACCGAGCCTTCTACGAGTTTCGTACCGGCATATGGATATTGTATATCGATTTCCCCACCCTCACCAATGATTTCAGGGACAAAGCCGTCTTCTTGCAATTTTACAATTGCATCGGCCGAATCTTTCCCTGTGTAGTCACGAATGACAGTCGGCTCAACTATGTCTTCTCCACTCGGTACAATATTCATATAGCGCAAACTGTTATCCATAATAGAGGTGAACAGTTTCGAAACCGGATCAGAACCGATTTCTCCTGCTTTCAGCTTCGGCTGCTGGACAATCACATATGTTAGTAACTGTGGATCTTCTGCAGGTGCCATACCGAGAAATGAGTACAAATAATTTCCGTGTCCAGCTAAATAGCCATTACCCGATGGATTCGGAATTTCGGCAGTACCTGTTTTACCGCCTACTGTATAGCCATTAAGAGCAAATTTTTTACCGGTTCCATACTTAGAGGTAACTGTCGAAGCAAGTAATTTCCTTACTTCTTTTGCTGTTTTGGCTGAAACTGGACTTCCTTGTTCCTCCGGCTTCTGATCTTTTATGATTTTCCCCGTATTCGGATCGGTAATTTTATCGATCACATAAGGTTTCATCATGACACCATCATTAGCGATTGCTGTTGCTGCTTGCATCATCTGCATTAGCGTGACCGTTGATCCTTGGCCAAAAGCAGTTGTCAATCTTTCGATTGGATACGTATCTAAAATTCTTCCTGGTGCTTCATTCGGTAAATCAATTCCAGTCTTTTCTCCAAATCCAAACTTCCGTAAATACTCAATATATGTTTTATCACCCATCCGTTCCAGTAAATAAGCCATCGAGACGTTCGAAGACCTTTGGAAACCTTCAAGGAATGAAATGTAGCCCCAGCCTGTAATATTATGGTCGCGTATTGTTCGATCATAAAGTGTATACTGTCCCGATTTAAAGAAGTCGGTTGGAACCCACTTTTTTTCTTCAATCGCCGCAGCAACTGTAAACATTTTAGTCGTAGAGCCCGGTTCGATTGTCGTTTCTACAGCCTGATTCAACCAGTTCTCCGTAAGCCCTTCACGGGTAGATGGGTGAAATGCAGGACGCTGACTCATTGCTAATATTTTGCCCGTTTTTGGATCCGCTACTACAGCGAGTATTTTTTTGGGTGAATATTCGCTTTCAACACGATTCATTGCATCTTCCATGAAGTTTTGAATGGTCTTGTCGAGAGTCAACTGAATTTCATAACCGTCTTTGGCAGCGACAATTGCTTCTTCTGCTTTCGGTAACATGAAACCGAAGCCATCTGATTTGAAATCTACTTTGCCGTCAGTGCCATTTAACTCTTTATTATAGGTTTTCTCCAAACCCATTTTCCCAACAGTAGTTACATTTCTTTCACTATCTTCTTCTTTCATCGCAAAGCCAATTAAATACGATGCAAAAACGCCATTCGGATAATATCTTGTTTGGTCTTCAATGAAAAGGAGTCCAGGTAGTTTCTGCTTTTTAATCGCCATAACCGTTTCGTGATTAATATCACGGCCAGCCTTCCCGAATTCCACTTGATATGTTTCTGCTTTCACATTTGTCAGGCGAGATACAATTGCATCTTTTTCAAGTGGTAAATATTCGGCAAGTACTTCTGCAGTTTTTTCAATATCAGTGATATGCAACGGTTTTTTCGAGCCTTTGCTTGCATCTTTACTCAATACGGCAATGAGCCGGTAACTCAACGTATCGGAGGCGATTAGCTCTCCGTTACGATCGACAATCGTCCCCCGATCCGCTTTCAATACCGATTCTCTTGCGTATTTCGACTCTGCAAGCGTCGCCATCACTTTTCCTTCCGCTTGTCCTGTTGCTTGAATGAATAATATTCTTCCAAACAAAAGGAAAAAGAGCCCTCCGTATACCAAAAACATCAGAAAGGCTCCCCATTGGAATCGAAACTTTTTTTTCATTGTCCAGGCACAACCTTTACGTTGTTCTCGTTTGGATTCAGGCCAAGTTCCTTCGCTTTCTTCCATATCCGATCATATGTAGACTTTTCTTTCACTTGGATGGACAATTCCATATTTTGTTTTGTTGTTTCTGAAACATCCTTTCCAAGCAACTGCACTTCCCTGTTTGTATCATTAATTTGTGCTTGTGTATGTAAAATCATTGTTGAGAATAGGACAAGGATTGTTGCAAACAGCACGAACAGGAATTTCTCCCCGGCAGAAAAGACTTTTCGAGAAGGTCGTATTTGAGGCTGTTTTCTTGGAACTACTGGTGTTTCAAGTTCACGTATAGCTGACGTCTGGAATTTTCTTTGTTCTAATGCCATTCACACATTTCCCCTTTCACTTCTTTTCAACGATTCTGAGTTTAGCGGATCTTGCCCGCTTATTCTCTTCTATCTCTTTTTCACCGGGAACAATTGGTTTTCGAGTTACTAGCTTCAATATAGGCTCCATGCCTTCCGGTATTACTGGCAAGTTCGGTGGAAGATCCGGTAAAGAGGATGCTTCTTTAAATATCGTTTTACATAGCCTGTCCTCTAATGAATGGAATGTAATGACGCTAATACGTCCTCCAGGATTAAGCAATGTAATCGCATCCGTTAAAGAGTCCTCAGCTGCACCAAGTTCATCGTTCACAGCGATTCGAATTGCTTGGAATACTCTTTTCGCGGGATGCCCGCCCGTCCGTCTTGTTGCCGCTGGGATGCTTAGCTTGATCAGTTCAGCAAGTTCAGCAGTGGTTTCGATTGGAGATTGCTGTCTTGCTTCTTCAACTTTACGCGCAACTCTTTTCGAGAACTTTTCTTCGCCATAACGGAAAAAGATACGTACCAAATCTTCATACGGCCAGTCATTCACAACATCATGTGCGGTTAATAGCGCATCCGTATCCATGCGCATGTCAAGTGGCGCATCCAAATTATAGCTAAATCCTCGTTCAGCTGTATCAAGCTGTGGTGATGAAACACCTAAGTCATAAAGAATACCATCTACTGCAGAAATCCCTATTTTCTCCAATTCAGATTTCAAGTTTCTGAAATTCGAATGGACAAACGTTACTTGAGGGAGATAATCCTTCAATCTCTCTTTTGCAACTTCAATCGCAGTTATATCTTGATCAAAGCAGATAAGTCTGCCCTCTGGCGATAATTTCTTAGCAATTTCTATACTGTGACCGGCTCCACCTAAAGTGCAATCGACATAGATGCCATCATTTTTTATATTTAGGCCTTCGACGGCTTCATAAAGTAAAACTGTTGTATGGTTAAAAATCGGAACCGCCCACTTTCAAAAATTCATTTTGTTTAAAAATCAAAGTCAATAATGTTTTCTGCAATTTCATTGAACGATTGTTCAGATTCATCATAATAGGCATCCCACAATGCTTTAGACCAGATTTCAATACGGCCTGAAACTCCAATTACGACACAATCTTTTTCAACCTTTGCATATTGGAGTAATGATGCCGGAATATTGATGCGACCTTGCTTGTCCAGTTCAACCTCCGTTGCCCCAGAAAAGAAAAATCTTGCAAATGCACGAGCATCTTTTTTCGTCACGGGTAAAGCCTTAAGCTTTTCCTCGAGACGCTTCCATTCATCCATCGGGTAACCGAAGAGACAATTGTCCAGGCCGCGAGTCAATACAAAGCCCTCACCTAAATGTTCCCGAAATTTCGAAGGAACAATCAAGCGACCTTTCATATCGACAGTATGCTGATATTCGCCCATGAACATACTCTTCACCCCACTATATGAAGTTAATGTACCACATCCCCCCACATTCCTCCACCTGTTTCCTAACATTTATGCTCTTTTAACGTGAAAATGTGTCAATAGTACTTGTTTCAGTGAGATTTTTCTGAATATAAAGAAAGACACCCTCGCAGCACGAACTGTGCTTGCAAGAGTGTCTTTCTAGTTCACCACTTATAAATAGATGATTTTGTGGGTCCCGTCCATTAAAAATGGTAATCCTAAAATATCCCGGATAAGGGTTGGTCCATAACTATTCAAATAAGTGTACGGAGTGTAAAGTCGTTCTTGCAACACACCTTCTGGAAACAATTCCCCTTCCAGTATGCCAAATGTGCGAAGTTCAGCGTCATGCTTCAACAATACTGCTTCTTCCGCTTTTCCTTTAAGATAATCCAACTGCTTTGTATGGAAACGAAGATTTTTTTCGAGCAATTCTTGCATCATAGGTCCTTGTTGCTCAGTAAATTCAGCAATTTTTTCATACTGCTGACCCAATATCTTCTCCGTTTCATCCACAACCGAATCGAAACGTTCATCCTGTAACCCACTAGCGAATTGCTCCCGCGCAGTAAATACCGCTCCCGACATGACATCATCAAACGTGAAGTTTTTTTCGTCTAATGCATGCTTCACTTGTGGTGTTACCAATGTCATGGACATTCTCGGTACAATAATCGGCATTTTCATATCTAGATGATGGAACGCCTCTTTCAAGACTGCCCAATAAGCAATTTCTCCAGGCCCTCCAACGAATGCAAGTACCGGGAAGACCATGTCTTGCATCAGCGGTCTTGTCGCGACATTATTACTCAATAGCCAAGGTTCTTCTTGAGCGATTCTAAGCATCTCGGCTTTCGAAAACCGGAGGCCTGAGCTTTCATTGACGAAAAAACCATCTTTTCTTGAAAGAAGAACTCGACCCGTGTCATGAATGTAGAAGAGATTCGCCGCATCCAATTCAGCACCCATCGGAGAACCAAAACCTTTTTCTGCAAACAATTCTTCTTTTTTCGAAATGACCTCAGCAAGCTGCTCAGATTCTTCAATTAGATGAACAAAATAGGATTTTTCTAGCTCCCGTAACTGTTTGGATGCTGAATCTATGAACAATAGACCTTCTTCTTTGAAAAGACCGTTCATGAGCCTAACGAAAAACTGTGTAAACGACTTTTCCTGCTCCACCGCACTAAGGACTTCATCCAACAAATCTTTTGTATATGCCGTTTCACCAAACTTGCCAAAAATGTCTTTCACTAACGATTCCATCACCTGTTTGTCATACTGCGCATCGGATGCCATCAGCTTCAGTATGAAGTTCCCACGGTATTGATGTTTCGTTGCGCGGCCTTCCATTTCCGTATAGACGTGATTAATTTCATTCAAGTCATGATCCTCACCTGCGACCCAA from the Sporosarcina psychrophila genome contains:
- a CDS encoding penicillin-binding protein, coding for MKKKFRFQWGAFLMFLVYGGLFFLLFGRILFIQATGQAEGKVMATLAESKYARESVLKADRGTIVDRNGELIASDTLSYRLIAVLSKDASKGSKKPLHITDIEKTAEVLAEYLPLEKDAIVSRLTNVKAETYQVEFGKAGRDINHETVMAIKKQKLPGLLFIEDQTRYYPNGVFASYLIGFAMKEEDSERNVTTVGKMGLEKTYNKELNGTDGKVDFKSDGFGFMLPKAEEAIVAAKDGYEIQLTLDKTIQNFMEDAMNRVESEYSPKKILAVVADPKTGKILAMSQRPAFHPSTREGLTENWLNQAVETTIEPGSTTKMFTVAAAIEEKKWVPTDFFKSGQYTLYDRTIRDHNITGWGYISFLEGFQRSSNVSMAYLLERMGDKTYIEYLRKFGFGEKTGIDLPNEAPGRILDTYPIERLTTAFGQGSTVTLMQMMQAATAIANDGVMMKPYVIDKITDPNTGKIIKDQKPEEQGSPVSAKTAKEVRKLLASTVTSKYGTGKKFALNGYTVGGKTGTAEIPNPSGNGYLAGHGNYLYSFLGMAPAEDPQLLTYVIVQQPKLKAGEIGSDPVSKLFTSIMDNSLRYMNIVPSGEDIVEPTVIRDYTGKDSADAIVKLQEDGFVPEIIGEGGEIDIQYPYAGTKLVEGSVVLLHTKGVTALPDFTGWSKKMVLSYKMLSGLDLRLNGDGYVTEQSLSKGSVIGLEEPVVIKLQSPSEIYKPVEEDTEEEDVVGG
- the ftsL gene encoding cell division protein FtsL, which gives rise to MALEQRKFQTSAIRELETPVVPRKQPQIRPSRKVFSAGEKFLFVLFATILVLFSTMILHTQAQINDTNREVQLLGKDVSETTKQNMELSIQVKEKSTYDRIWKKAKELGLNPNENNVKVVPGQ
- the rsmH gene encoding 16S rRNA (cytosine(1402)-N(4))-methyltransferase RsmH; this encodes MFNHTTVLLYEAVEGLNIKNDGIYVDCTLGGAGHSIEIAKKLSPEGRLICFDQDITAIEVAKERLKDYLPQVTFVHSNFRNLKSELEKIGISAVDGILYDLGVSSPQLDTAERGFSYNLDAPLDMRMDTDALLTAHDVVNDWPYEDLVRIFFRYGEEKFSKRVARKVEEARQQSPIETTAELAELIKLSIPAATRRTGGHPAKRVFQAIRIAVNDELGAAEDSLTDAITLLNPGGRISVITFHSLEDRLCKTIFKEASSLPDLPPNLPVIPEGMEPILKLVTRKPIVPGEKEIEENKRARSAKLRIVEKK
- the mraZ gene encoding division/cell wall cluster transcriptional repressor MraZ — its product is MFMGEYQHTVDMKGRLIVPSKFREHLGEGFVLTRGLDNCLFGYPMDEWKRLEEKLKALPVTKKDARAFARFFFSGATEVELDKQGRINIPASLLQYAKVEKDCVVIGVSGRIEIWSKALWDAYYDESEQSFNEIAENIIDFDF
- the bshC gene encoding bacillithiol biosynthesis cysteine-adding enzyme BshC, with amino-acid sequence MELESLALQEKNKVMQSYNNDKEFLHTFFDYENEESSYPARLKELAGRTFERRQLAETIRSFMEPFGISANANTHIEELAENAVAVVGGQQAGILTGPLYSVHKAISVILLAKRQREKLGVPVVPVFWVAGEDHDLNEINHVYTEMEGRATKHQYRGNFILKLMASDAQYDKQVMESLVKDIFGKFGETAYTKDLLDEVLSAVEQEKSFTQFFVRLMNGLFKEEGLLFIDSASKQLRELEKSYFVHLIEESEQLAEVISKKEELFAEKGFGSPMGAELDAANLFYIHDTGRVLLSRKDGFFVNESSGLRFSKAEMLRIAQEEPWLLSNNVATRPLMQDMVFPVLAFVGGPGEIAYWAVLKEAFHHLDMKMPIIVPRMSMTLVTPQVKHALDEKNFTFDDVMSGAVFTAREQFASGLQDERFDSVVDETEKILGQQYEKIAEFTEQQGPMMQELLEKNLRFHTKQLDYLKGKAEEAVLLKHDAELRTFGILEGELFPEGVLQERLYTPYTYLNSYGPTLIRDILGLPFLMDGTHKIIYL